A section of the Methanoregula sp. genome encodes:
- a CDS encoding MFS transporter, giving the protein MESPAGHDVIKDPLQQKLLLILVSVAGFMGSLDTTIVNISLPTMATYFDTSITIVSWVAMAYLLTLSATLIAFGRFADIRGYRKVYLWGFAIFAIGSLACGMLSMTIGELIGFRILQAIGAAMLQAIGGAMITMYLPAASRGKALGIMTTFVSVGVAAGPVLGGFLTTYLSWHWIFLINVPVGIIAILLGSRALPKDNVAVGDRQQHFDATGAGILFAALGTLVFAMNMGTTLGWTSPVIIASVFGSVIFWVTFVAWESRCPAPLIDLSFFRNHNYSLANFAAMIGMMLVSGTSFIMPFYLEIVKGLKTDIAGLFLMVPAVALMVMGPLAGRLSDRVGSRRICIAAALCYIAANILFLQMTQNTAFWFIIVALALNGAAAGLFIPPNFNLILGLSPRGSEGVVSSIAMTARNIGSVIAVAMYGTFFIITAFSGIQPGTGVAGITMPMLVSGFHAVFIFGTVLGALVLVLSLLIREVPCKDQACTEAAAGMGML; this is encoded by the coding sequence ATGGAATCCCCGGCCGGCCATGACGTCATCAAAGACCCGCTCCAGCAGAAACTCCTCCTGATCCTCGTCTCGGTGGCGGGCTTCATGGGATCTCTCGACACCACGATTGTCAACATCTCGCTCCCCACGATGGCGACATACTTCGATACCTCCATCACGATAGTCTCGTGGGTCGCGATGGCGTACCTCCTGACGCTCTCTGCCACCCTCATCGCGTTCGGCAGGTTTGCCGATATCCGGGGATACCGGAAAGTCTACCTCTGGGGATTTGCAATCTTTGCCATTGGATCGCTTGCCTGCGGCATGCTCTCCATGACCATCGGTGAACTGATTGGCTTCCGGATTCTCCAGGCAATCGGGGCGGCGATGCTCCAGGCCATTGGTGGTGCGATGATCACGATGTATCTGCCGGCCGCGAGCCGGGGCAAGGCGCTCGGTATCATGACCACGTTCGTCTCGGTCGGGGTTGCAGCCGGGCCGGTGCTCGGCGGGTTCCTCACCACGTACCTGAGCTGGCACTGGATCTTCTTAATCAACGTCCCGGTCGGCATCATCGCGATCCTGCTCGGGAGCCGGGCGCTGCCGAAGGATAACGTGGCGGTCGGAGACCGGCAGCAGCACTTCGATGCAACCGGCGCCGGCATCCTCTTCGCAGCGCTCGGCACGCTGGTATTTGCGATGAACATGGGCACAACGCTCGGCTGGACCTCGCCCGTCATCATCGCGAGTGTGTTTGGCTCTGTGATCTTCTGGGTAACCTTCGTTGCCTGGGAGTCCCGCTGCCCTGCCCCGCTGATCGATCTCTCGTTCTTCCGGAATCACAACTATTCGCTCGCGAACTTCGCCGCCATGATCGGCATGATGCTGGTCTCGGGGACCAGCTTCATCATGCCCTTTTACCTTGAAATTGTCAAGGGACTGAAGACCGATATCGCCGGGCTCTTCCTGATGGTCCCGGCAGTTGCCCTGATGGTGATGGGGCCGCTGGCTGGCCGCCTCTCGGACCGGGTGGGATCGCGCCGGATCTGCATAGCGGCAGCGCTCTGCTACATCGCGGCAAACATCCTGTTCCTCCAGATGACCCAGAACACCGCGTTCTGGTTCATCATCGTGGCACTTGCCCTGAACGGTGCAGCAGCTGGTCTCTTCATCCCGCCGAACTTCAACCTGATCCTCGGGCTCTCCCCCCGGGGCAGCGAGGGCGTGGTATCGAGTATTGCCATGACAGCCCGCAACATAGGGTCGGTGATCGCCGTCGCGATGTACGGGACCTTCTTCATCATCACGGCTTTCTCCGGGATACAACCCGGTACGGGAGTCGCCGGCATTACCATGCCTATGCTCGTGAGCGGGTTCCACGCGGTCTTCATCTTCGGGACCGTACTGGGCGCACTGGTGCTCGTGCTCTCGCTCCTGATCCGCGAGGTGCCGTGCAAGGATCAAGCCTGTACTGAAGCAGCAGCCGGCATGGGGATGCTGTGA
- a CDS encoding alpha/beta hydrolase produces the protein MNKNHIFILAIALTICFIAMAGCTSAPGATAQQQVKPAHNYPTVSFNETPVKHVQVNGVSLGYREFGAGEPVLMLAGFGETIDSWNQTFIGILATKYHVYTYDHRGMGYSSDNNATHTIALYADDAAAIMPALGYDSMHVYGVSMGSSIAQQLVIDHPERVRKLVLDSVSYSVRIPETKTLLGILESVAAPNSTYPEGIRHEAEADLAWNGSWDKLSGIQKDVMLVEGTADVITPDAVAARMTTQINGSWLVRFKGLPHIGSQKAPVEYGLNGLDFLGMNESAPYAAP, from the coding sequence ATGAACAAAAACCACATTTTCATCCTGGCAATTGCTCTCACTATCTGCTTCATCGCCATGGCGGGCTGCACAAGTGCTCCCGGCGCCACTGCCCAGCAACAGGTAAAACCAGCGCACAACTATCCGACCGTCTCGTTCAATGAAACCCCCGTCAAGCACGTTCAAGTCAACGGGGTTTCGCTGGGGTACCGGGAATTCGGTGCCGGTGAACCGGTCCTGATGCTCGCGGGATTCGGCGAGACCATCGATTCCTGGAACCAGACGTTCATCGGCATCCTTGCCACGAAATACCATGTCTACACGTACGACCACCGGGGGATGGGATACAGCAGCGACAATAATGCGACCCACACCATTGCCCTGTACGCCGATGACGCTGCCGCGATCATGCCCGCTCTCGGGTATGACAGCATGCATGTGTACGGCGTGTCCATGGGATCCTCGATCGCCCAGCAGCTGGTCATCGATCACCCCGAACGCGTCCGGAAACTGGTTCTCGATTCTGTTTCCTACAGCGTCCGTATCCCGGAAACAAAAACACTGCTCGGCATTCTCGAATCGGTTGCCGCTCCCAATTCGACCTATCCTGAGGGGATACGGCATGAAGCAGAAGCTGACCTCGCCTGGAACGGGTCATGGGACAAGCTATCCGGCATCCAGAAGGATGTCATGCTGGTAGAAGGTACGGCCGATGTCATTACGCCCGATGCGGTTGCAGCCCGGATGACCACGCAGATAAACGGCTCGTGGCTCGTGCGGTTCAAGGGACTTCCGCATATCGGATCCCAGAAGGCACCGGTCGAGTACGGGTTGAACGGGCTCGACTTCCTCGGCATGAATGAGTCTGCACCGTACGCAGCGCCATAA
- a CDS encoding V-type ATPase 116kDa subunit family protein, whose protein sequence is MLQQMKRIQVIGPKPAFNHVVDLLYQEGTLHLEDVSQSVSPKEIPLQKVVLDTATDVAEVLGKINGIFSTLPKVTDDTARQREVALSIRKQDHEQVLLRAQEIIRKLENTTRDLASRKSELTLSVTALNRYAKVLDILQPLERELPLLEGFEVTILLILKEHSDVVDLIKKELETITSNQFEMTSTNVDADTIAAIMVFNKRHSEQVHSFIYSVNVNEVRLPREYMGKPFYEMFALIEENKLRAADEIKKIDDDQLTLASDWYQELAILKKTLEDMNDELGAFSNFALSEYTFVIMGWIPKKKVQQVKKSLADVFSDRVIVKELDTTEKDMEKAPVFYDNPRWVKPFEVIMQLVSPPRYREIDPSPILAIFFPLFFGIMVGDIGYGIVILLIALLIKKMYGAIAFAASMADILIISSIPTIIFGWLFGEFFGDFGEIMGWIHPVHFLGITWNRVEAMIPMLILAVMIGIIHVFLGLIIGMRNAIITKSKKHLAEKAGMLLMLTGLITAVIMLAGLAPETAAYPAGILVIIALPLILFGAGVFGTIEVMSTVGNILSYARLMAIGMASVILAMVANRLGESFEIAIIGIIVALLLHALNIVLAMFSPSIHSMRLHIVEFFSKFYTGGGVVYKPFKKAVVDEVVR, encoded by the coding sequence ATGCTCCAGCAGATGAAAAGAATCCAGGTGATAGGGCCAAAACCGGCATTCAACCATGTCGTTGACCTGTTGTACCAGGAAGGGACACTTCATCTCGAAGATGTATCGCAGTCGGTCTCTCCAAAGGAGATCCCCTTACAAAAAGTGGTACTGGATACCGCAACCGATGTAGCTGAAGTGTTGGGAAAGATCAACGGGATCTTTTCCACACTTCCCAAAGTAACCGATGATACGGCACGCCAGCGGGAAGTCGCACTGTCCATCCGAAAACAGGATCATGAACAGGTCCTGTTGCGCGCGCAGGAAATTATCCGGAAACTTGAGAATACCACCCGGGATCTTGCATCGCGGAAGAGTGAACTTACCTTATCCGTCACGGCCTTAAACCGTTATGCAAAAGTCCTCGATATCCTCCAGCCGCTCGAACGCGAACTGCCCCTGCTGGAGGGATTTGAAGTCACGATCCTCTTAATCTTAAAAGAACACAGCGATGTCGTTGACCTGATAAAAAAGGAACTGGAAACGATCACCAGCAACCAGTTCGAGATGACATCGACAAATGTTGATGCGGATACGATCGCTGCCATCATGGTCTTTAACAAGCGCCATTCCGAACAGGTCCATTCCTTCATTTACTCGGTCAATGTGAACGAGGTGCGCCTGCCCCGGGAATATATGGGAAAACCGTTTTACGAGATGTTTGCCCTGATCGAAGAGAACAAGCTCCGGGCAGCCGATGAGATTAAGAAAATCGATGATGACCAGTTGACCCTTGCATCCGACTGGTACCAGGAACTGGCGATCCTCAAAAAAACCCTTGAGGATATGAACGACGAGCTGGGGGCATTTTCGAATTTTGCCCTGTCGGAATATACCTTCGTCATCATGGGATGGATTCCCAAAAAAAAGGTGCAACAGGTAAAAAAATCCCTGGCAGATGTGTTCTCTGATCGGGTTATCGTAAAAGAACTGGACACAACGGAAAAGGATATGGAAAAAGCGCCGGTCTTTTACGATAATCCCCGCTGGGTAAAACCCTTCGAAGTCATCATGCAGCTCGTCTCCCCTCCCCGGTACCGGGAGATCGATCCCTCCCCGATCCTTGCAATCTTTTTCCCGCTCTTTTTTGGGATCATGGTGGGCGACATCGGGTACGGGATCGTCATTCTTCTCATCGCCCTGCTCATCAAAAAGATGTACGGGGCTATTGCCTTTGCCGCAAGCATGGCAGACATCCTCATCATCTCGTCGATCCCGACCATCATCTTCGGCTGGTTATTCGGAGAATTTTTCGGGGATTTCGGCGAGATCATGGGATGGATTCACCCGGTTCATTTCCTCGGGATCACGTGGAACCGGGTCGAGGCCATGATCCCCATGCTGATCCTTGCGGTCATGATTGGCATCATCCATGTCTTTTTAGGTCTCATCATCGGGATGCGCAATGCGATCATCACCAAGAGCAAAAAGCACCTTGCTGAAAAAGCCGGTATGCTGCTCATGCTCACCGGGCTCATTACCGCGGTCATCATGCTGGCCGGTCTTGCCCCGGAGACGGCGGCCTATCCTGCCGGGATCCTGGTAATTATCGCTCTGCCCCTGATCCTCTTTGGGGCGGGGGTATTCGGGACGATCGAGGTCATGAGTACCGTAGGCAACATCCTCTCCTATGCCCGGCTGATGGCAATCGGGATGGCATCCGTGATCCTTGCCATGGTAGCAAACCGGCTCGGGGAGTCGTTCGAGATCGCGATCATCGGTATCATCGTCGCATTGCTGCTGCACGCACTGAATATTGTGCTTGCCATGTTCAGCCCCTCTATCCATTCAATGCGTCTGCATATCGTGGAGTTCTTCTCGAAGTTTTATACCGGGGGCGGCGTGGTGTACAAACCGTTTAAGAAGGCGGTTGTAGATGAGGTTGTGAGGTAG
- a CDS encoding V-type ATPase subunit subunit G family protein, with translation MEKTLLQQIREKEQDVAKKIEDARAGTEASIAAARTDAENLLCTADAEGKTAAEEVYWREKGRTGARIEQLKQETGLKAETEAEKGKKNIPMAADAIVRYVTMK, from the coding sequence ATGGAAAAGACACTGCTCCAGCAGATTCGGGAAAAAGAACAGGATGTGGCAAAAAAGATAGAAGATGCGAGAGCCGGAACGGAAGCATCAATTGCTGCAGCAAGAACTGATGCAGAAAACCTGTTGTGCACCGCAGATGCCGAAGGAAAAACCGCAGCTGAAGAGGTGTACTGGCGGGAAAAAGGCAGGACCGGGGCCCGGATTGAACAATTGAAACAGGAAACGGGACTTAAAGCAGAAACCGAAGCAGAAAAAGGCAAAAAAAACATTCCCATGGCTGCGGATGCCATTGTACGCTATGTGACCATGAAGTAG